In Mobula hypostoma chromosome 12, sMobHyp1.1, whole genome shotgun sequence, one DNA window encodes the following:
- the dmrta2 gene encoding doublesex- and mab-3-related transcription factor A2, whose product MELRTELSSTPTTQTAIPVSVAGTLLRAPPLLLRATEKYPRTPKCARCRNHGVVSALKGHKRYCRWKDCMCAKCTLIAERQRVMAAQVALRRQQAQEENEARELQLLYGTAEGLALAAANGMMPSRSSYDVFGSVCSDGNAETKLQKYELFQKSLMPRAVTPQQSLAKPMVGDSESGTGSVPGTSSPDVRHGSGSENGDGESFLSSPICKVLKEGEDSPRTITPLGSESGSEADKDERDGTPSTAARQRTPIEILTRVFPSHKRSVLELVLQGCGGDVVQAIEQILNNREQEKITEETWHRERTHQTVQGPTSHRPLVAGTVPPAIGTLGNRSAFSPLQPNAAHFTADPNTYAIGPHLGLNPLRLAYSTHSRGLAFMTPYSTTGLVPTLGFRPPMDYAFSDLMRDRSNLHKDQVYTNGLYGSVVNNNPDKQ is encoded by the exons ATGGAATTGCGTACGGAGCTTTCCAGCACCCCGACGACTCAGACAGCGATACCTGTCTCGGTGGCGGGCACGCTCCTTCGCGCTCCGCCTTTGCTCCTACGCGCCACCGAGAAGTACCCCAGGACTCCCAAGTGCGCCCGGTGTAGGAACCACGGGGTCGTCTCGGCTTTAAAGGGCCACAAACGTTACTGTCGCTGGAAGGATTGCATGTGTGCCAAGTGCACCCTGAtcgcagagagacagagggtgatGGCGGCCCAGGTGGCCCTGAGAAGGCAGCAGGCACAGGAGGAGAACGAAGCTCGGGAGCTACAACTTCTGTACGGGACGGCGGAAGGATTGGCTCTTGCAGCTGCCAACGGTATGATGCCATCGCGATCTTCTTACGACGTGTTCGGTTCTGTCTGCTCCGATGGTAACGCAG AAACGAAACTCCAGAAGTATGAGTTATTTCAAAAAAGTTTAATGCCGAGAGCTGTTACTCCGCAACAGTCCTTGGCGAAGCCGATGGTCGGAGACAGCGAATCGGGTACTGGTAGTGTCCCCGGGACCTCGTCCCCAGATGTTCGTCACGGATCTGGGTCTGAGAACGGAGATGGAGAATCTTTCCTTAGTTCCCCTATCTGTAAAGTTCTAAAGGAAGGAGAAGATAGTCCAAGGACCATCACGCCGCTGGGTTCTGAATCTGGGTCAGAGGCAGACAAGGACGAGAGAGACGGGACCCCGTCCACAGCTGCCCGCCAAAGGACTCCCATAGAAATTCTCACCAGGGTCTTCCCTTCGCACAAAAGAAGCGTTCTCGAGCTGGTCCTCCAGGGCTGTGGAGGGGACGTTGTCCAAGCTATTGAACAGATCCTGAACAATAGAGAACAAGAAAAGATTACGGAAGAAACTTGGCACCGAGAAAGGACGCACCAGACTGTTCAAGGACCTACATCGCATAGACCCCTGGTAGCTGGGACCGTGCCTCCTGCCATTGGGACTCTAGGCAACAGATCTGCTTTCTCCCCACTCCAACCGAATGCGGCCCATTTTACTGCAGATCCCAATACCTATGCCATTGGGCCACATCTAGGACTCAACCCTCTTCGCTTAGCGTATTCAACCCATAGCAGGGGACTTGCTTTCATGACGCCTTATTCTACGACGGGTCTTGTCCCAACACTGGGCTTTCGTCCACCCATGGATTATGCCTTCAGCGACCTCATGCGAGACAGGTCCAATTTACACAAAGATCAAGTGTATACTAATGGACTTTACGGATCAGTTGTAAATAATAACCCGGATAAACAGTAA